A part of Lepisosteus oculatus isolate fLepOcu1 chromosome 16, fLepOcu1.hap2, whole genome shotgun sequence genomic DNA contains:
- the aar2 gene encoding protein AAR2 homolog, which translates to MASMDMDPELACSLFEEGATLVLLGVPEGSELGIDYKTWQVGPRFRGVKMIPPGLHFLHYSASNKPEQGGETGPRTGVFLSLKARDVLLAHWDSQQEDLDFSASQNEEEVARVRAGLRDLDRFLGPYPYDMLRKWVSLTDRVTQEVAQRLQPLNGKICAFSDVVPELSLPHTEDRVQQNLPRYDIQCQSMQEGLDRLPKMKLRAGTELRFSEIPKQTYPEGATPAQITQYSMDLSYALNSLLERYYKDEPLQVLGELQFAFVCFLIGNVYESFEHWKCLLNLLCRSEEAILNHRNLYLHLIPVLYHQLGEIPPDFFVDIVSKDNFLTSTLQEFFLFTSGPGVDSGLRKRAEKFKVYLTKKFRWDFEIDPEECAPVVVELPEGVAPE; encoded by the exons ATGGCCAGCATGGACATGGATCCTGAACTGGCCTGCAGTCTGTTTGAGGAGGGGGCCACACTGGTTTTGTTGGGGGTGCCCGAGGGGTCGGAGCTGGGGATCGATTACAAGACCTGGCAGGTGGGTCCCAGGTTCCGAGGGGTCAAGATGATCCCACCGGGCCTGCACTTCCTGCACTACAGCGCTTCCAACAAGCCGGAGCAAGGAGGGGAGACTGGGCCTCGGACTGGGGTCTTCCTCTCTCTCAAAGCCCGAGACGTCCTGCTGGCTCACTGGGACAGCCAGCAAGAGGACCTGGACTTCTCCGCCTCCCAGAACGAGGAGGAAGTGGCCCGGGTGCGGGCTGGGCTGCGCGATCTGGACCGCTTTCTGGGACCGTACCCCTACGACATGCTTCGGAAGTGGGTCTCCCTGACGGACCGCGTCACCCAGGAGGTTGCACAACGCCTGCAGCCCCTGAATGGCAAGATCTGTGCCTTCAGCGATGTGGTACCGGAACTGTCGTTGCCTCACACGGAAGATCGGGTCCAGCAGAACCTCCCACGGTACGACATCCAGTGCCAGAGCATGCAGGAGGGTTTGGACAGGCTGCCTAAGATGAAGCTGAGAGCCGGCACAGAGCTGCGCTTCTCAGAGATCCCCAAACAGACCTACCCTGAGGGGGCCACACCTGCCCAAATCACCCAGTACAGTATGGACCTCAGTTATGCCCTCAACAGCTTACTAGAACGCTACTACAAAGACGAGCCACTGCAAGTGCTGG GGGAGTTGCAGTTTGCATTTGTGTGTTTCCTGATTGGGAATGTGTATGAGAGCTTTGAGCACTGGAAATGTCTTCTGAACCTGCTATGCCGCTCTGAAGAGGCTATACTCAACCACCGGAACCTGTACCTCCACCTCATCCCTGTTCTCTACCACCAGCTGGGAGAGATTCCCCCCGATTTCTTTGTAGACATCGTAtccaaagacaactttctcactTCCACCTTGCAG GAGTTCTTTTTGTTCACGAGTGGGCCTGGTGTGGACAGTGGTCTTCGGAAACGGGCTGAAAAGTTCAAAGTCTACCTGACCAAGAAGTTCCGGTGGGATTTTGAGATAGACCCCGAGGAATGTGCCCCTGTGGTTGTAGAGCTGCCAGAAGGAGTGGCTCCAGAATAA